Proteins from one Acidiphilium multivorum AIU301 genomic window:
- a CDS encoding NAD(P)-dependent oxidoreductase, whose protein sequence is MSGSGSKPSIGFIGVGFMGHGMAKNIVEAGYALTVMAHRNRAPVEDLIGRGAKEAKTPREIAEASDIVFLCVTGSPQVRAVTEGENGLAAAGRTLTIVDCSTSDPSVTVPLAESLAARNITLLDAPLGRTPKDAWEGTLDVMIGGAAEDVARVRPVIDTFAQRVIHTGQTGTGHTMKLLNNFLSMGYGALYAEALMLGAKAGLSAETFHSVIAGGRMDCGFYQTFMQYVVGRDRNAHKFTLNNALKDTAYLNAFAVAQGAANPLAAAVRNSYAQAVGAGRGDDFVPMLADFIAEANGVKRAE, encoded by the coding sequence ATGTCGGGCAGCGGATCAAAACCCTCCATCGGCTTCATCGGCGTCGGCTTCATGGGCCACGGCATGGCGAAGAACATCGTCGAGGCCGGCTACGCCCTCACGGTGATGGCGCACCGCAACCGCGCCCCGGTCGAGGACCTGATCGGCCGCGGCGCGAAGGAAGCGAAAACCCCGCGCGAAATCGCCGAGGCGAGCGACATCGTGTTCCTCTGCGTCACCGGCAGCCCGCAGGTGCGCGCCGTGACCGAGGGGGAAAACGGCCTCGCCGCCGCCGGCCGGACGCTCACCATCGTCGACTGCTCGACCTCCGATCCGTCGGTCACGGTGCCGCTCGCCGAGAGCCTCGCTGCGCGCAACATCACCCTGCTCGACGCCCCGCTCGGCCGCACGCCGAAGGACGCTTGGGAAGGCACGCTCGACGTGATGATCGGCGGCGCCGCCGAGGATGTCGCCCGCGTGCGCCCGGTGATCGACACCTTCGCCCAGCGCGTGATCCATACCGGGCAGACCGGCACCGGCCACACGATGAAGCTGCTGAACAACTTCCTCTCGATGGGCTATGGCGCGCTCTATGCCGAGGCGCTGATGCTCGGCGCCAAGGCCGGGCTTTCGGCCGAGACCTTCCACAGCGTGATCGCCGGCGGGCGGATGGATTGCGGCTTCTACCAGACCTTCATGCAATACGTGGTCGGGCGCGACCGCAACGCCCACAAGTTCACGCTGAACAACGCGCTGAAGGACACCGCCTATCTCAACGCCTTCGCGGTGGCGCAGGGCGCGGCCAACCCGCTCGCCGCCGCCGTGCGCAATTCCTATGCCCAGGCGGTGGGCGCCGGGCGGGGCGACGATTTCGTGCCGATGCTGGCCGATTTCATCGCCGAGGCCAACGGGGTGAAACGGGCGGAATGA
- the otnI gene encoding 2-oxo-tetronate isomerase, translating into MPRFAANLSMMFNEVPFLDRFAAAADAGFDAVEFLFPYEHRPEEIGARLAKHGLTQALFNLPPGDWAGGERGLAALPGREEELAAGTARALDYAAATGVTRLHLMAGIADPADPAARARYRDAVIRTAETLAHHGIDLLLEPINGRDMPGYFLNDIDAAAAFIAGLGIGNVRLQFDIYHCQIIHGDVTMRLRRLIRQIGHVQIASVPSRHEPDGEELNYPFLFDELDRLGYAGIVGCEYRPRGRTEDGLAWFAGRGR; encoded by the coding sequence ATGCCCCGCTTCGCCGCCAATCTCTCGATGATGTTCAACGAGGTTCCGTTCCTCGACCGCTTCGCCGCCGCCGCGGATGCGGGGTTCGATGCCGTCGAGTTCCTCTTTCCCTATGAACACCGGCCGGAGGAAATTGGCGCCCGCCTCGCGAAGCACGGGCTGACCCAGGCGCTGTTCAACCTCCCGCCGGGCGACTGGGCGGGCGGCGAGCGCGGCCTCGCCGCACTGCCCGGCCGCGAGGAGGAGCTTGCCGCCGGCACCGCCCGCGCGCTCGACTATGCGGCGGCGACGGGTGTGACCCGCCTGCACCTGATGGCCGGAATCGCCGACCCCGCCGACCCCGCCGCCCGCGCGCGCTATCGCGACGCCGTCATCCGCACCGCCGAGACGCTGGCCCATCACGGCATCGACCTGCTGCTGGAGCCGATCAACGGGCGCGACATGCCGGGCTATTTCCTCAACGATATCGACGCGGCGGCCGCGTTCATCGCGGGCCTCGGCATCGGCAATGTCCGCCTCCAGTTCGACATCTATCACTGCCAGATCATCCACGGCGACGTGACGATGCGGCTGCGCCGGCTGATCCGCCAGATCGGCCATGTGCAGATCGCCTCGGTCCCCTCGCGCCACGAGCCGGATGGCGAGGAGCTGAACTATCCCTTCCTCTTCGACGAGCTGGACCGGCTCGGCTATGCCGGCATCGTCGGCTGCGAATACCGCCCGCGCGGCCGCACCGAGGACGGCCTCGCCTGGTTCGCGGGGCGCGGACGATGA
- the ltnD gene encoding L-threonate dehydrogenase produces MSAGEGRAAAVIGLGSMGGGMAAALLRAGFSVRGFDVVPANLERLAAAGGAPAASPEAAARGAEIVVSVVVNAEQTEAVLFGAAGCAAAMAPGAVFISCATMAPEAVRALAARLEAMGIHYLDAPISGGTARAAEGKLTIMASGSKAAFAAARPALDAMAATIHELGDEPGTGAGFKMVNQLLAGVHIAAACEAVAFAASMGLDLRRVYEVITGSAGNSWMFENRVPHILDADYAPRSAVDIFTKDLGIVLDMARRGRMPVPMASEALQLFLMTAAAGMGRDDDASVARLFARIAPISLPEPS; encoded by the coding sequence ATGAGCGCGGGCGAGGGCAGGGCGGCCGCCGTCATCGGCCTCGGCTCGATGGGGGGCGGCATGGCCGCCGCCCTGCTGCGCGCCGGATTCTCGGTCCGCGGCTTCGACGTCGTTCCCGCCAATCTCGAGCGTCTCGCTGCCGCCGGCGGTGCGCCGGCCGCATCCCCCGAGGCCGCCGCGCGCGGTGCGGAGATCGTCGTCAGCGTCGTCGTCAATGCCGAGCAGACCGAGGCGGTGCTGTTCGGCGCGGCCGGCTGTGCCGCGGCGATGGCGCCGGGCGCGGTCTTCATCTCCTGTGCGACGATGGCGCCGGAGGCCGTCCGCGCCCTGGCCGCCCGGCTGGAGGCGATGGGCATCCACTATCTCGACGCGCCGATCAGCGGCGGCACCGCCCGCGCGGCGGAGGGAAAACTCACCATCATGGCCTCGGGGAGCAAAGCGGCCTTCGCCGCCGCCCGCCCCGCGCTCGACGCGATGGCCGCCACCATCCACGAGCTGGGCGACGAGCCGGGCACCGGCGCCGGCTTCAAGATGGTCAACCAGCTCCTCGCCGGCGTGCACATCGCCGCCGCCTGCGAGGCCGTCGCCTTCGCCGCCTCGATGGGCCTCGACCTGCGCCGCGTCTACGAGGTGATCACCGGTTCCGCCGGCAACAGCTGGATGTTCGAGAACCGCGTCCCCCACATTCTCGATGCCGACTACGCCCCGCGCAGCGCGGTGGACATCTTCACCAAGGATCTCGGCATCGTGCTCGACATGGCGCGGCGCGGCCGGATGCCGGTGCCGATGGCCTCCGAAGCGCTGCAACTCTTCCTGATGACCGCCGCCGCCGGCATGGGGCGGGACGACGATGCCTCCGTCGCCCGGCTCTTCGCCCGCATCGCGCCGATCTCGCTGCCCGAACCGTCCTGA
- a CDS encoding antibiotic biosynthesis monooxygenase family protein, giving the protein MHAVIFEVRPKDGRLDDYFGHARLLRPELEGIDGFIENIRYRSLTRPGWLLSVSLWRDEAALIAWRRHALHHRAQEEARRALFADYRLRVGVVAEADSAGVSLLTARREGAAGMTAEALARDLGLDPAVPGLVGWDVFEAVLTPGDVLLLRSGTGAGAGEGASHRLVRVIRDYGMTDRREAPQHFPDEAGRA; this is encoded by the coding sequence ATGCACGCCGTCATCTTCGAGGTCAGGCCGAAGGACGGCCGGCTGGACGACTATTTCGGCCATGCCCGGCTGCTGCGGCCCGAACTCGAAGGGATCGACGGGTTCATCGAGAACATCCGCTATCGCAGCCTGACCCGGCCGGGCTGGCTGCTCTCGGTCTCGCTCTGGCGGGACGAGGCGGCGCTGATCGCCTGGCGCCGCCACGCCCTGCATCACCGCGCCCAGGAAGAGGCGCGGCGCGCGCTGTTCGCGGATTATCGCCTGCGCGTCGGGGTGGTGGCGGAGGCGGACTCCGCAGGCGTTTCGCTCCTCACCGCGCGGCGCGAGGGGGCGGCGGGCATGACGGCGGAGGCCCTGGCCCGCGACCTCGGGCTCGACCCCGCGGTGCCTGGCCTCGTCGGCTGGGACGTGTTCGAGGCCGTCCTCACCCCGGGCGATGTTTTGCTCCTCAGGAGCGGAACGGGAGCCGGGGCGGGCGAGGGGGCGTCGCACCGGCTGGTGCGCGTCATCCGCGACTACGGCATGACCGACCGGCGCGAGGCGCCGCAGCATTTTCCCGACGAAGCCGGCCGGGCCTGA
- a CDS encoding DUF2889 domain-containing protein, which yields MPLSHAESRQLLHLRDIAIRGYLRADGLVDIEAHMKDTKTYSFGNHDRGRINAGEALHGMGLRLTIDDKLTVVRAEAAMDDTPHAICPGVAPNFAALAGLTIGKGFLKGAMERVGGTAGCTHLRELLQQVATTAIQTMFSIRAHKSAREGGTTEDRWDIPSALLNSCHAYNEQGPLVAKVRARAEERRREAEAAAE from the coding sequence ATGCCCCTCAGCCATGCCGAATCCCGGCAACTGCTCCACCTGCGCGACATCGCGATCCGCGGCTATCTGCGCGCCGACGGCCTCGTGGACATCGAAGCCCACATGAAGGACACCAAGACCTACAGTTTCGGCAATCACGACCGCGGGCGGATCAACGCCGGCGAGGCGCTGCACGGGATGGGTCTGCGCCTGACGATCGACGACAAGCTCACCGTCGTCCGCGCCGAGGCGGCGATGGACGACACGCCGCACGCGATCTGCCCCGGGGTGGCGCCGAACTTCGCCGCGCTGGCGGGGCTGACGATCGGCAAGGGCTTCCTCAAGGGGGCGATGGAGCGCGTCGGCGGCACGGCCGGCTGCACCCATCTGCGCGAGCTGCTCCAGCAGGTCGCCACCACCGCGATCCAGACGATGTTCTCGATCCGCGCCCACAAATCGGCGCGCGAGGGCGGCACCACCGAGGACCGCTGGGACATCCCGAGCGCCCTGCTCAATTCCTGCCACGCCTATAACGAGCAGGGGCCGCTGGTCGCCAAGGTTCGCGCCCGGGCGGAAGAGCGCCGGCGCGAGGCCGAGGCGGCGGCCGAATAG
- a CDS encoding LacI family DNA-binding transcriptional regulator translates to MRGTRARGATADEAKQATGEACAAPRRTRRRRAAVTLNEVAAGAGVAPIAVSRALNNPASVSPALRSRIEQAVEQLGYVPNRMAGALASARTRVIPVIVPSLSNVVFVEVIEGIQEAVEAQGYQMLLGSTGYDLGHEAALAATLLGWAPPGMMVAGLRHETRTATLLRNAGIPIVEFMETGRAPIDMNVGLSHVRAGAAMAEHLLARGYRRIGFVGLRMKDDYRARQRYDGLRRQLAGKAAVVLFDREGGAGQGGGQQVGWDALPDLLAITPALDALFFANDEMAVGALLRARRDGTDVPGRIAIAGFNGLPIAALTTPTLTTIVSPRKQIGREAAAMLLARIAGREPTTRRLDVGFTLEAGGST, encoded by the coding sequence ATGAGAGGAACCCGCGCACGCGGTGCCACGGCCGATGAAGCGAAACAGGCGACGGGCGAGGCCTGCGCGGCGCCGCGCCGCACCCGCCGCCGGCGCGCCGCCGTGACGCTGAACGAGGTCGCGGCGGGCGCGGGGGTTGCGCCGATCGCCGTCTCCCGCGCGCTCAACAATCCGGCCTCCGTCTCCCCGGCCCTGCGGAGCCGCATCGAGCAGGCGGTCGAGCAGCTCGGCTACGTGCCGAACCGCATGGCCGGCGCGCTCGCCTCGGCGCGCACCCGCGTCATCCCGGTCATCGTGCCCTCGCTCTCCAATGTCGTCTTCGTCGAGGTGATCGAGGGCATCCAGGAAGCGGTCGAGGCGCAAGGCTACCAGATGCTGCTCGGCAGCACCGGCTACGATCTCGGGCACGAGGCGGCGCTGGCCGCCACCCTGCTCGGCTGGGCGCCGCCGGGCATGATGGTCGCCGGCCTGCGGCACGAGACGCGCACCGCGACGCTGCTGCGCAACGCCGGCATCCCCATCGTCGAATTCATGGAAACCGGCCGCGCGCCGATCGACATGAATGTCGGCCTCTCGCATGTTCGGGCCGGTGCCGCGATGGCCGAGCACCTGCTCGCGCGCGGCTACCGGCGCATCGGCTTCGTCGGCCTGCGCATGAAGGACGATTACCGCGCCCGCCAGCGCTATGACGGGTTGCGCCGCCAACTCGCCGGGAAGGCGGCCGTCGTGCTGTTCGACCGCGAGGGCGGGGCCGGGCAGGGCGGCGGCCAGCAGGTCGGCTGGGACGCGCTGCCGGACCTGCTCGCCATCACCCCGGCGCTCGACGCGCTGTTCTTCGCCAATGACGAAATGGCCGTCGGCGCCCTGCTGCGGGCGCGGCGCGACGGGACCGACGTGCCCGGCCGCATCGCCATCGCCGGCTTCAACGGCCTGCCGATCGCGGCGCTGACGACGCCGACGCTGACCACCATCGTCTCGCCCCGCAAGCAGATCGGCCGCGAGGCCGCCGCCATGCTCCTTGCCCGGATCGCCGGGCGGGAGCCGACCACCCGCCGCCTCGATGTCGGTTTCACGCTCGAGGCGGGCGGCAGCACATGA
- the otnC gene encoding 3-oxo-tetronate 4-phosphate decarboxylase codes for MSESALREAICRFGRSLFERGLTPGSSGNISVRLEDGGWLCTPTDASLGFLDPARIARLDANRRLVSGDKPTKEIPLHDALYDTRPEAGAVVHLHSTHAVALSMLPEIDPAEALPPLTPYVMMRVGKVALVPFHVPGDPAVGDAIRGLAGKHSAVLLANHGPVVAGTSLQAAVFAMEELEETAKLHLLTRGLNPRLLTTEQQAAVRAKFGV; via the coding sequence ATGAGCGAGAGCGCGCTGCGCGAGGCGATCTGCCGCTTCGGCCGGTCGCTGTTCGAGCGGGGGCTGACGCCCGGTTCCTCGGGCAATATCAGCGTGCGGCTGGAGGATGGCGGCTGGCTCTGCACGCCGACCGACGCCTCGCTCGGCTTTCTCGACCCCGCGCGCATCGCCCGGCTCGACGCGAACCGCCGGCTGGTTTCCGGCGACAAGCCGACCAAGGAAATCCCGCTGCACGACGCGCTGTACGACACGCGGCCAGAGGCCGGCGCGGTGGTGCATCTGCATTCGACCCACGCCGTCGCCCTCTCGATGCTGCCGGAGATCGACCCGGCGGAGGCGCTGCCACCGCTGACGCCGTATGTGATGATGCGCGTCGGCAAGGTGGCGCTGGTGCCGTTCCACGTGCCGGGCGACCCGGCGGTGGGCGATGCCATTCGCGGGCTCGCCGGCAAGCACAGCGCCGTGCTGCTGGCCAATCACGGCCCGGTCGTCGCCGGCACGTCGCTCCAGGCGGCGGTGTTCGCGATGGAGGAGCTGGAGGAGACGGCGAAGCTGCACCTGCTCACCCGCGGGCTCAACCCGCGGCTGCTGACGACAGAACAGCAGGCGGCGGTGCGGGCGAAATTCGGGGTCTGA
- the otnK gene encoding 3-oxo-tetronate kinase, which translates to MSLRLACIADDYTGASDLANTLSRNGLRTVQTIGIPADGLALPEIDAIVVAFKIRSVPAREAAAAALAAAEYCTARGAGHVMYKICSTFDSTDAGNIGPVTEALAARAGGLSVPVCPAFPETGRTVYQGHLFVGAVPLAESPLKDHPLNPMRDSNLLRVLARQSSRPVGLVPFEVVERGAAAISAALDAALGEGRGACIVDAIAERHLLALGEAALRRPVSTGASGLGLGLARAIAGGAAPAAAPDFPAPEGPAAIIAGSCSAATLDQIAAVRGRIPICHLDADSLLAGDMSAALDWAGELLDSGPVLLASSATPEAVAALKSAHGAEVGARIEAALATLAAGLADRGVRRLIVAGGETSGAIVDRLGIPAFEIGAEIAPGVPLLRSIEPEPRLFALKSGNFGGPDFFPRALAAMGVAPTPGAD; encoded by the coding sequence ATGAGCCTGCGCCTCGCCTGCATCGCCGACGACTATACCGGCGCCTCCGACCTTGCCAACACGCTCAGCCGCAACGGCCTGCGCACGGTGCAGACCATCGGCATCCCCGCCGATGGCCTTGCCCTGCCGGAGATCGACGCCATCGTCGTCGCCTTCAAGATCCGCTCGGTGCCGGCGCGGGAGGCCGCCGCCGCCGCCCTCGCCGCCGCCGAGTATTGCACGGCCCGGGGGGCCGGGCATGTCATGTATAAAATCTGCTCCACCTTCGATTCGACCGACGCGGGCAATATCGGCCCGGTGACCGAGGCGCTGGCGGCCCGTGCCGGCGGCCTCTCCGTGCCGGTCTGCCCGGCCTTTCCCGAAACCGGCCGCACCGTCTACCAGGGGCATCTCTTCGTCGGCGCCGTGCCGCTCGCCGAAAGCCCGCTCAAGGACCATCCGCTCAACCCGATGCGGGATTCCAACCTCCTCCGCGTGCTCGCCCGCCAGTCATCCCGCCCGGTCGGCCTCGTGCCGTTCGAGGTCGTCGAGCGCGGGGCGGCGGCGATTTCGGCGGCGCTCGATGCGGCTTTGGGCGAGGGCAGGGGGGCCTGCATCGTCGATGCCATCGCCGAGCGGCATCTTCTCGCCCTGGGCGAGGCGGCGCTGCGCCGCCCGGTCTCGACCGGCGCGTCCGGCCTCGGCCTCGGCCTCGCCCGCGCCATCGCCGGCGGCGCCGCACCGGCCGCCGCCCCCGATTTCCCCGCGCCGGAAGGGCCGGCCGCAATCATCGCCGGCAGCTGCTCGGCGGCGACGCTGGACCAGATCGCGGCGGTGAGGGGGCGGATACCGATCTGCCATCTCGACGCCGACTCCCTGCTCGCGGGCGACATGTCCGCCGCCCTCGACTGGGCCGGTGAACTGCTCGATTCCGGCCCCGTCCTGCTCGCCAGCTCGGCGACGCCGGAAGCGGTCGCGGCGCTGAAATCCGCCCATGGCGCCGAGGTCGGCGCGCGGATCGAAGCCGCCCTCGCCACCCTCGCCGCGGGGCTCGCCGATCGCGGTGTGCGCCGCCTGATCGTCGCCGGCGGTGAAACCTCGGGCGCGATCGTCGACCGTCTCGGCATCCCCGCCTTCGAGATCGGCGCCGAAATCGCCCCCGGCGTGCCGCTGCTGCGCAGCATCGAGCCCGAGCCGCGTCTCTTCGCCCTCAAATCCGGCAATTTCGGTGGCCCCGATTTTTTCCCCCGCGCCCTCGCCGCCATGGGAGTTGCGCCGACGCCCGGCGCGGACTAA